A genomic region of Chelmon rostratus isolate fCheRos1 chromosome 8, fCheRos1.pri, whole genome shotgun sequence contains the following coding sequences:
- the slc50a1 gene encoding sugar transporter SWEET1, which yields MDLLQLLSWACIVFTVGMFSTGLTDLKKMRDSKSADNIQFLPFLTTCLNNLGWLYYGILKRDQTIVLVNFIGALLQILYIIVYLHYTKQKRLVMSETLGAGMVLTCGWFYFAMFLPEGDTRLSQLGLTCSVVTVSMYLSPLTDLVEIVRSGDVQRLSFPLTVATLFTSTSWVFYGLQLNDYYIVVPNAPGIFTSLIRFYLFWRFASISHSSPSYKPMHI from the exons ATGGatttgctgcagcttctgtcaTGGGCCTGCATCGTGTTTACAGTCGGGATGTTCTCGACTGGACT gACCGACCTGAAGAAGATGCGAGACTCCAAAAGTGCTGATAACATCCAGTTTCTCCCCTTCCTCACCACGTGTCTGAA TAACCTGGGCTGGTTGTATTATGGGATTCTGAAGAGAGATCAGACAATCGTCCTGGTTAACTTTATTGGAGCTCTACTCCAGATCCTCTACATCATTGTGTACCTCCACTACACAAAACAGAAG aggctCGTGATGTCCGAGACCTTAGGAGCAGGCATGGTGCTGACCTGCGGTTGGTTTTACTTTGCCATGTTTCTGCCCGAGGGTGACACTCGCCTCAGTCAGCTAGGCCTCACCTGCAGTGTGGTCACAGTCAGCATGTACCTGTCCCCGCTCACCGACCTG GTAGAAATAGTGCGCAGTGGTGACGTGCAGCGCTTGTCCTTCCCCCTGACTGTAGCCACCTTGTTCACTTCAACTTCTTGGGTTTTCTACGGCCTCCAGCTGAACGACTACTATATTGTG GTTCCAAACGCACCGGGCATCTTCACCAGCCTCATCCGATTTTACCTGTTTTGGAGATTTGCATCCATCAGTCACAGCTCACCTTCCTATAAGCCTATGCATATATGA